The Nitrospinota bacterium genome contains the following window.
AAAGCCTTGATGAAAATTCCTTGACATGTGTAGCTCTTTTTCTATAACACTCTCTCTAACCTTTTCTTCGTACCTCTTTAATGTATTTTCTGAATAGTCCTTTTCTTTTAGAGCATGAAATATTGTTTCTGCTGCGAGGATTCCTGATTTTATTGCCAGATGAACGCCCTTTAGCCTCCTAGAGTCAAGAAAACCAGCAGAATCCCCCGCAATTAATAATCCATTCCCGTAAATTTTTGGGATCGAATAATAACCCCCTTCTGGAAGGGTTTTAGCACCGTAGCTTATTATCTCTCCTCCTGCTAAGAGGTTAGAGATGAAAGGGTGTTTCTTGAATCTTTGAAATTCATGGTGAGGGTCAAGCATAGGATTTTGATAATTGAGACCCACAACAAGCCCTATGGCGAGGAGATTATCTTCCATTCCATACAAAAAACCCCCTCCATATGTTGAGTTGTCTAGGGGGTATCCAAAGGTATGTATAACCTTTCCACTGAGCCTATTTGACGATGGAACCTTCCAAATCTCTTTAATCCCAACTGAATAAACCTGAGGGTTAATCTGTGTTGTATCTGAAAATTTATTTAAAAAAGCTTTCGTGAGACTCCCCCTACTTCCCTCGCCTAAAACAGTAATAGATGCTAAGATATCGGCACCAGGTTCATAGTTATTCTTTTGGTTTCCACTTTTATCCAGACCTTTATCTCCCGTCCTGATTCCAATGGTGCGATCGTTCTTAAAAAGAAGCTCAGACCCAGGAAATTCACAGAAAATGTCAACACCTCTTGCTTCTACACTCTTAGCCAGCCACTGAACAAATTTCCTTAATGAAATGATATAACAACCATGATTGTTCAGAAGCTTGGGAATAAAAGGGATTTCTATCTTTCCTTTTTCAGTAAAAAAGAATAGGGAATCCTTCTCTACTTTTTGTCCTAAAGGAGGATTTTCCCCCTGGTAGTCTGGAATGAGTTCCTCTAACGTAGAAGTATC
Protein-coding sequences here:
- a CDS encoding electron transfer flavoprotein-ubiquinone oxidoreductase; this encodes MEQKRDILEVDVLFVGAGPANLAGALHLSNLIKKQGLGEISIAILEKGKEVGSHIISGCILDTSTLEELIPDYQGENPPLGQKVEKDSLFFFTEKGKIEIPFIPKLLNNHGCYIISLRKFVQWLAKSVEARGVDIFCEFPGSELLFKNDRTIGIRTGDKGLDKSGNQKNNYEPGADILASITVLGEGSRGSLTKAFLNKFSDTTQINPQVYSVGIKEIWKVPSSNRLSGKVIHTFGYPLDNSTYGGGFLYGMEDNLLAIGLVVGLNYQNPMLDPHHEFQRFKKHPFISNLLAGGEIISYGAKTLPEGGYYSIPKIYGNGLLIAGDSAGFLDSRRLKGVHLAIKSGILAAETIFHALKEKDYSENTLKRYEEKVRESVIEKELHMSRNFHQGFQKGFFQGLLKGAFQLLTKGRWGKPIKIEEGHKRMKKLKDYYGDNLSKYKSHIIKFDNKLTFDKETDVFYSGTNHDEDQPCHLKISNPDVCKNECRIEFGNPCQYFCPSNVYEIVENEESGEKELKLNPANCVHCKTCDIMDPYEIIDWVPPEGGGGPAYKFQ